Sequence from the Kineosporia corallincola genome:
CAGGGCGGCCTTCGACGACCCGTACCCGCCCCAGCCCGGGTAGACGGCGGTGGCCGCGTCCGAGGTGATGTTGACGATGACGCCGCCGCAGGCGGCCAGCAGTGGAAGGGAGAGCTGGATCAGGCCGAGCGGTGCGACCACGTTCACCCGGTACAGCTCCTCCAGTGCGGGGAGCGGGAATTCGCCCAGCGTCGGCAGGGGACTCGGGCCCAGCCCGCCGGCGTTGTTGACGAGCAGATCGATCCCGCCGAGCTCGCGGCAGGCGGCCACCAGTTCGGCGCGGTGACCTGGATCGGTGACGTCTCCGGGATGCCGGTGCACGGCCGGCAGGCCGGCGGTGGCCCGGTGCAGCCGGTCCGCGCCCCGGGCGTCCACGACCAGGTCCCAGCCGTCCTGGGCGAGGGCCCTGGTCAGGGCCAGCCCGAGGCCGCTGGAGGCACCGGTGATCAGTGCGGTGGGCATGTCTTCTCCTGAGGTCGAGGGTGTTTCGTCGTCCTCACATCTTGTTAGTTGAATTCAACTTCAGGTCTAGTACCCTGGCGGGATGACTTCCGACGCGAAGCCACGGGCCGACCAGCTGCTCAGCATCGGCGAGCTGGTGCAGCGCAGCGGCCTGGCGGCGTCCGCCCTGCGGTTCTACGAGCGTGAGGGCCTGATCACGGCCACCCGCACCGCCGGTGGGCAGCGTCGTTACGAGCGGGCGGTACTGCGGCGGCTGGCATTCGTGCGGGCGGCGCGCAGCGTCGGGCTCTCGCTCGACGAGGTGCGTGAGGCGCTGGCCGGGCTGCCCGCCTCGCGCACGCCGACCAAGGCCGACTGGACGGCGATCTCGCGCTCCTGGTCGCGGCGCCTCGACGAGCAGATCGAGGCCCTGGTGGCTCTGCGCGACAAGCTGGACTCGTGCATCGGCTGCGGATGCCTGTCGCTGGCCCGGTGCCGCATCTCGAACGCGGGTGACGCGGCGGCCAAGACCGGTGCGGGGGCGGCGTACCTGCCGTCGGCGTTGCGTCGTCCCTGAACGGTGGACGCCCGGCGCCGGTGAGGCCGTCAGGTGTCGGTTTTCGGGACTGCCGCCGCGTCCGGGTAGATCCCGCTCGACGCTTTCGCCTCGTATCCCCACCAGAACCGCCCGGGTCCCATGACGTGTGCCCGGCGATTCTCCGTCGCGCCCGCCGCCCCCGGGTGTTAACTGGTTCACCGCATCCGCCGGTGCTCCTGCGACCAGCTGGGCCCGCACCGGCGGCGCCTTCCCCTGTCATGCACGGGTGCTGAACCGTGCTTGCCCGGGGAGCAGTGGATGTGGTCGGGTGGCGAATGTGGCCCTCCGGCCGAATCACATGGGGGAAAAGGTTTCGTGAGTAGGAGTTTCCGGCTGCTCATCATCGAGGACCAGCCGGCCGACGCAGAGCTCATGGTGGCCGAGCTGGTCCGCAGCGGCTTCGGTCCGGACTGGACCCGGGTGGACGGCCTGGACACCATGATGGCCGCCCTCGACCCGCCGCCCGGCGTGATCCTCTGCGACTATTCGCTTCCCGGCCTCGATGCCCCGACCGTGCTGTCCACCTTGCGTGAATTGCACCTCGAAATACCGGTGATCGTGGTCAGCGGGCAGATGGACGAGGAGACGTGCGTCAAGTCGCTGCGTCTGGGTGCGGTCGACTACCTGCTGAAAGATCGGCTGGCCCGGCTCGGCCCGGCGGTCGACCACGCGCTGGCCACCCGCCGGCTGACGGCGGAGAAGCGGGAGGCCGAGCGGCGTGAGCGGGAGACCGCGGCCATCCTGTCCGGCCTGGTGAACCACTCGCCCGCCGCGATCAGCGTGAAGGCCGTCGACGGTCGTTACCTGCTGGCCAACCGGCAGTTCGAGCTGCTCTGCGGCCTGGCTCCCAACACCCTGGCCGGCCGCATCGACGCGGAGATCTTCCCGGCCGAGAAGGCCCGCGAGATGACCGAACTCGACGCGCGCTGCCTGCACACCTCGATCGTGGTGGAGCGCGAGGAGGAGTTCCCCGGTTCGGACGGCAACCGCAGTCTGCTCTGCGTGCGCTACCCGATCAGCGACGAGCACGGCGAGATCTTCGGCATCGGCGCCATCTACACCGAGATCACCCGGCAGAAGCGGGTCGAGTCGGACCTGCGCGCGGCCCGTGCCGACATCATGTCCCGCGCCGAGAAGCTCGCGGCCGGCAACAATCAGTTGCGCGAGATGGACCGGATGAAGACCGATTTCGTCGCCGCCGTCAGTCACGAGCTGCGCAACCCGCTGACCTCGATCCGGGGCTACGTGGAGATGCTGCGCGACAGCGCGGCCCCGCCCGACCCCGAGCTCAGCCACAAGTTCCTCGACATCATCGACCGCAACAGCGCCAACGTGCTGAGCCTGGTCGAAGACCTGATGCTGCTCTCCCGCACCGAGGCCGGCCGCGCCGGAACCGCTCAGTACCAGGAGATCTCGTTCCCCCATCTGATCGAGGCGGCGGTGGCCACGGTGGAGCCGGCGGCCCGGCAGGCCGGGCTGACGCTCCGCACCCGGGTGGCCGAGCGGCTGCCGGTGGTGCTGGGTGACGCCGCCCAGCTGGAGCGTGTGCTGGTGAACCTGCTCGGCAACGCGGTGAAGTTCTCACCACCCCCGACCACCAGCCGCCCCCTCGGCGGCCGGCACGACGTCATCACCCTGGCGGCGTCCGCGGTGCCCGGGGCCGTGCGCATCGAGGTGCGCGACCAGGGCATCGGTATCCCGCAGGCCGAGCAGGCCAAGTTGTTCACCCGCTTCTTCCGGTCGAGTTCGGCCACCGAGCGCGGCATTCCGGGCACCGGGCTGGGCCTCGCCGTGGTCAAGGGGGTGGTCGACGCGCACCGCGGCACGGTCCGCGTCGACTCGGCCCCCGGCCGTGGCACGACGATGACGATCGACCTGCCGGCCCAGCGCTAGAGACGCGCCGCCGAGCTCGTGGCCGTCGCCGCCTCCTCGTAGTCCAGCTGCTCGAGCAGGTCGCGCAGCACCTCGTCGTCCAGGTTCCCGGCGTCCCGCTCGGCGATCAGGGCCTGGCGCTGGGCGGTGAGCATGCGCTGGCGCAGCAGCCGCACCGCCCGGGTCAGGTCCTTGCGGGCCAGCTCACGCTGCGCCGGGTCGTCCTCGTCGTCCGGAAGCAGGTCCTCGCGGGTCTCCTGGGCGTGCCGGAACCGCTCGGCCACCCCTTCGAGCAGGGCCGGGTCACAACCGTCCGGGGGATCGGCCAGGGTGTCCCTGACCGCCTGCCGTGAGGCGGCCCGGGCCACGTCCCGGGCGTACTTGCGCTCCTGCATCTCCTTGTTGTGCTCGACGTCGCTGGAGATGTCGAGTCGCTTCACCAGGTAGGGCAGCGTCAGGCCCTGGATCAGCAGGGTGCCCACGGCCACCACGAAGGCCGCGAACTGGAGCACCGACCGGCCCGGGAACGGTTCACCGGCCTCGGTGTACAGCGGCACACCGGCGGCCGCGGCCAGTGTCACCACACCACGCATGCCGGTCCACGACAGCAGCGCGTTGGTCTGCCAGTGGGCGCCCTTGGCGCCGACCTTGTCGGTGACCACCTTCAGACCCGAGGCGATGTGCTCGTTCTGCGGGGCCGGGGTGGTGCGCAGGCTCTGCCGGATCAGCCGTTTGCCACTGGCGAAGGCGAAGATCCAGACCGGGCGCACGGCCATCACGGTGAGCAGCACCAGCAGCGAGGCCAGCAGCACCTCACCGACCGGCTCGTGGTGCTCGTGGAACACGTCGTCGATGATGAACTTCATCTGGAGGCCCATGTAGGCGAAAACGAAGGCCTCGAGCAGGATGTCGATGCTGCGCCAGACCTGCCGCTCCTGGAGCCGTACGGCGAAGCCGGAGGTGGCCGAGTTGTGGCCGATCCAGAAACCGGCCATCACCACGGCCAGCACACCCGAGCCGTGCAGTTCCTCGGCCAGCAGGTAGGCGGCGAACGGCACGACCAGGCCGAGCACCGTCTCCAGGCCCGGGTCGTGCAGGTGGGTGCGGATCCAGAGCACCAGCACGGCCAGCACGATGCCGACGACCAGACCGACCGCCGAGGTGTACACGAAGAACAGCAGCGGGTTGCTGACCACTGTGTGGCTGCCGGTCACCCCGGCCACGCCGACGCTGAACAGGGTCAGCGCGGCGGCGTCGTTGATCAGGCTCTCGCCGGTCAGGATCGTCATCACCCGGGGCGGCACACCCAGGGCCCGGCCGATGGCGACGGCGGTGACGGCGTCGGGCGGGCCGACCACGGCGCCCAGCACCAGGGCCGCGCCGAACGTCATCTCGGGCACCGCGTAATAGGCCACCCCGGCCACCGCGAAGGCCGTGATCAGCACCAGTGCCACACCCAGACGCAGGATCGGCTGGATGTTGCGCACGAAGCTGGGCACCGAGAAGTCCAGCGCCGTGGAGTAGAGCAACGGCGGCAGCACGATCCCGAGGATGAAGTGCGGCTCCAGCTCCAGCTGGGGCATGCCCGGGATGAACGACGCCGCGAGGCCGATCACCAGTACGACCAGCGGCGCCTGCAAGCCTTTCCGGTGCGCGAGCCCTGTCACCGTGATGGCCGCGATCACCACCAACAGCAGCTGTACGCCGTTCATCTCGTTCCTCCCGAAGGCCGTGCGGTCGTCGAAAAAGTCCGAGCAGAACCCAAGACACCCCACACCGGGCAGGAGAGAGGGTCCGCAGTGCCGGGGAGCACAAAGAAACAGCTCGTGACCCGGACGCCGACGCAAATGGGCCTCTGACCAGGCTTACGACCCTATCGGTCGGAACGGTCGTGCGCTCAACCGGGTAGCCTGCGTCGGCGCAGCACCCCGCCCGGCGCCCACAGCCTGACGGCCCGCACCACGGTGGCCCGTCTGGCCGACGACGGCCCGGCTCGCATCTCCGGCCTGGCCCGGCTCGAAGGGGTCACCCAGCCCGCGATGACCGGACTGGTCAACCGGCTGGAGGCGGAGGGCAAGGTGCGCCGCGACCCGGACCCGACCGACGCCCGGGCCACGCTCGTCGGGCTCACCGGGGCCGGGCGCGCCATGGTCGCCGAGCGCCGGGCCGAACGCACCCGGCTCCTGGCGGCCCAGCTCGCCCAGCTCGACCCGGCCGACCAGGAGGCCCTGCTGGCGGCCGGCCCGGCGATGGCCCGTCTCGCCCAGCTGCCGCCCCCTGCATCGCTCAGGTGAAAAGTCCTTATCGCCAAGGATTTCCACCCACGGCTCCGCACCGTCTCGGTTCCGGCTAGGGTCGCTCCCTCATCGACGCGGCTGATCGCAGAACGCTGGTGGACGACGAAAACCTCGAAGGCGCCGAGGGTCTGGAGCCGATCAGCAGCGCGGACCCGCACGCTCGCACCGGCTGAGGGCCGTCAGTGCGCCATCGTGGTGAGCAGGGCGGCGACGTCACCGAGCCGGCGCAGCGCGGCGTCCGAGTCCCTGTCCACCAGCCAGCGCAGGGTGGCGCCGTCGATGGCCATCACCACCAGGCCGGCCACCTCCGCCACGTCCCGGTCCCAGGTGACGCCGACCTGCTCGGCGACGTGCCGGAGCACCGTGCCGCACGACTGCACGGTGGTGTCGTACTGCTGCTGGGCCACGTCGTTCAGCCGGGGCTCGCGCAGGGCCCGGGTGGTGATCTCGTAGGTCAGCAGCTGGCGGCCGGGCGTGGCCTCGTGCAGTTCCCACAGGCGCTGCAAAGCCGCTCGCAGAGCCAGATTCAGCTGCGTGGCGCGGTCCGGCCCGGCGCTGCCGGTGAGTGCCGCGGCCTGCCGCTGCTCGCCGGGCAGGTCCGGCACCAGCCGGGGCACGGGCGGCGGGGTGAGGTCGATCGGGTCGTCGGCGGCCCGGGCGGTGTCCTCGGCGATCCGCGCCGCCATCGCCACCGTCAGGTCGTCCTTCGTGGCGAAGCAGTACGACACCAGGCCGAGCGACACACCGGCCTCGGACGCGACCCGGCGGGCGGTCACGGCCGCCACGCCTTCCCGCTCGCCGATGGCGATTCCGGCGTCGATGAGTTGCCGACGCCGGTCGGCGATCGGTCGGTATGCCCGCATGCCGCAAGTGAAGACTTGAACGTCCGTACAAGTCAATGACGTTCCGCCGGCCGGGGAGAAGTAGGTCCACCTGGCTTAGGCGAAACCTCCCGGGTTCGGGCCATGGCCGCCGCATCCGTGACGGGCGTGCGGCGCTGGGTGAGGGGTGGTTCATGAGGCGTTGCCGGACGTCTGGGGGAGTCCTCGCCGAAATCGACTCAGTGATCCGAATGGGTTTTTGAGAAGAACTTCATTTCCGGAATATGTGTCGGGCTTTGACTGGGCAGTCAGGAAACGAAAATATATAGCCATGGCGACCAGGACAGTAACTGAGCTGCTCGACGACATGACCGGGCAGCTGGCCGACGAAACGGTGACTTTCAGTCTCGACGGCGTCGAGTACGAGATCGACGTGACGAAGAAGAATGCCGCTGCCCTGCGCAAGGCCTTCGCTCCGTGGAAGGACGCCGCACGCCGGGTCGGCGGGCGCAAGCAGCCCGCCCTGAAGCAGGTCTCGACGGGGGTCGACAACCGGGCGGTCCGGGCATGGGCCGCCAGCAACGGATACGAACTGTCCGAACGCGGGCGCATTCCGGCCCACGTGATCGAGCAGTACCAGGCGGCGGGCAACTGACAGACGCCCACCGCATCGAGGTCGCCAGCGGTATTCGGCCGGCAGAGAATGAGTAGCCGCCGGCCGGTGCGAACAGCACCGACCGGCGGTTCGGCGTGATGAATTCCGGATATCCGGATCAGCCGCGCGGCGTTCCGGCCGGATCGGGTTCCGGCACCGGATCGGCCGCGCGGCCGAGTCCGGTCCGGAGTCACCGGCCGCCGACAGCGCCACCGGAAAACCGAGGGCCGCCCCCAGACCCCACAGCACCACACCGGCGGCGGCCAGCACCTGCGGGTCGGCGAACGAGACCAGGGCCAGCCCGGCCGTGGCCGAGATCGCGCTGGCAGTGATCACTTTGCCGCGCCCGAACCGGGTGATGAAGCCGCCTCCGGCGAACCGGCCGACCGTCATGGCGGCGGCGAAGGTGGCGTAGATCGTCGATCCGAGCGCCGCGTCGAAACCGTGCCCGTCGATCATCAGCAGCGGGAGCCAGTCGTTCGCGGTGCCCTCGGCCAGAGCCATGGCCAGCACGATCACCCCGATGAGCAGGAGTCGGGAGTCGCGCCACGGCGCCGCGGGCCGGCCGGCGGTGGGAGGGGCGGAGGTTTCGTCGTCCACCATTGAAACCCGGCCCGACCCCTGACCCGAGGCTCGCCCGATCCCGGCCAGCGCCCCCACGAACGTGCCCAGGCTGAAGCACCCGTGCAGCGAGGGCAGGAAGGTCTTGTCGGTGACCCGTTCGACGTCGGCGCCCTCGATGTTCATGGCCACCTCGCCGCCGCCGACCCCGGCGCCGAAGAGGAACAGCCCGGCCGCGACCACGAACGGGGTGCCGAGCCAGGAGCCCAGGGCGATCGTCGGCAGGCTGACCAGCACGCCGAGGGTGCCCACGGCGATCACCGGCCGGGTGCCGGCCCGCAGCACCAGCGCGCCGGAGCAGAGGATGCCGATCATCGACCCGACCGACAGGCCGAGGTGTACGAGCCCGGGTGCGACATTCCCGAAGTGCCGTCCCCGCCGATCACGGGCACAGTGGCGATCGCGGACGACACGCAGAGGAGGCAGCGTGCGGGACACCCTTGAGTCAGGGCCCCAACTGCTCGCCGGCCGGTACGCGTTGGGGGACGTGATCGGCAGGGGTGGGATGGGCCTGGTCTACCGGGCCTGGGATTCCGAGCTTCAACGCGACGTGGCGGTGAAGGTGCTCCATCAACTCGCGATGGAGGACGACGTGAACCGGGCCAGGTTCGCGTCCGAGGCGAACACCCTCGCCGGCCTGAACCACCCCGGTCTGATCGCGCTTCTCGACGCTGCGACGCACGGCGACGAGCCGTACATCGCGATGGAGCTGATCGAGGGCGAGACGCTGAGCCGGCGTTGCCGGCCCGAGCCGATGTCGCCCAAGGAGGTCAGCGCGGTCGGCGCCTGCCTCGGTGACGCCCTGGAGTACGTGCACGGGCAGCGCATCGTGCACCGGGACCTCAAGCCCAGCAACGTTCTGCTGTCCGACGACGGCGAGGTGAAGCTCGGCGACTTCGGGGTGGCCCGGGCCCTCGACCACGCCGAGCGGCTCACCGGGACCGGCCTGACCATGGGCACCGCCGGCTACCTGTCCCCGGAACAGGTGCGGGGCGAGGAGATCCGCGAGTCCAGCGACATCTACTCGCTCGGGCTGGTGCTGATCGAGGCCCTCAGCGGACGCCCGGCGTTCCACGGCGATCCGGCCGCGGTCGCGGTCGCCCGGCTGCACAATTCCCCGCGCATCGACGTCGACATCCCGGCCGGCCTGGCCGGGCTGCTCACCGCGATGACCGACAACGACCCGCAGCTGCGCCCCGACGCCGGTGAGGTGGCCGTCCGGCTGCGTGCGTTCCACGAACTGGGGGACGACGCGAGCGGCGCCACCGTCACCGAGCTCGTGAACCTTCCCGCCCCGCTGCGCACGGCGCCCGAGTCGCCCGACGTGGGCGTGCCGGCCCGGCCGCAGGCACAGCCCCGGCACCGGCACGTGCTGGAGCCGGCCGGTGCCCCGGCGGCCTCCCCGGCTCTGGAGGAACTGGCCGCGGACTTCGGGATCCCGAGCCTGCTCGACCCGGGACCGGCGCCGCTGACCGACGCCCCGGTGGGCCGGCACGCGTCCACCCGGAGACGTCAGAGGTCGGTGCCGCGTACCGATCCGCACGGGCTGCCCCGGCTCTCCGGCGAGCTACCGCATCGTCGTGACCTGAGGGAACGCCGCCGTCGTCCGCTCCGGGCGGTCCTCGGCCTGACGGTACTGACGGCGGCGGCGATCGCCTCGGTGCTGCTGGTGGCCCTGGTCTTCTGAGCCGGCTCTCAGCCCTTCCGGCGGCCCAGGCGCTCGGCCAGCGCGTCGAGTTCCTGGGCCGCGCGCTCCCGTTCCTGCTCGGCCCGGCCGGTCAGCCCGCTCAGCGCCGGCAGCCGCCCGGCCAGGGTCAGATCGGCGGTGACCGTGCTGACGTCCATGCCCATCGAGGTGCCCAGCGCCTGGACGATGCTCGGCACCTGGTGGTCCACCGGGTCGCCCGGGCCGTAGGAACCGCCGCGGCTGGAGACCACCACCACCGGCTTGCCCGCGAGCGGCTGGGTGGGCTCGTCGATGGTCGAGGTGACGCCGCCGACGTGCACGTAGTCGATCCATGCCTTGAGCGTGGAGGGGACGGCCCAGTTGTACATAGGGGCACCGATCAGCACGACGTCGGCGTTCAGCAGCTCGCTGATCAGGACCTGCTGGAGCTGCTCGGCATC
This genomic interval carries:
- a CDS encoding SDR family NAD(P)-dependent oxidoreductase, whose protein sequence is MPTALITGASSGLGLALTRALAQDGWDLVVDARGADRLHRATAGLPAVHRHPGDVTDPGHRAELVAACRELGGIDLLVNNAGGLGPSPLPTLGEFPLPALEELYRVNVVAPLGLIQLSLPLLAACGGVIVNITSDAATAVYPGWGGYGSSKAALEQIGAVLGAECTGSVRVYSFDPGDLRTPMHQAAFPDDDISDRPLPESVVPAFRSLLAERPGNGRYQAGDLVPGARA
- the soxR gene encoding redox-sensitive transcriptional activator SoxR, giving the protein MTSDAKPRADQLLSIGELVQRSGLAASALRFYEREGLITATRTAGGQRRYERAVLRRLAFVRAARSVGLSLDEVREALAGLPASRTPTKADWTAISRSWSRRLDEQIEALVALRDKLDSCIGCGCLSLARCRISNAGDAAAKTGAGAAYLPSALRRP
- a CDS encoding ATP-binding response regulator; protein product: MSRSFRLLIIEDQPADAELMVAELVRSGFGPDWTRVDGLDTMMAALDPPPGVILCDYSLPGLDAPTVLSTLRELHLEIPVIVVSGQMDEETCVKSLRLGAVDYLLKDRLARLGPAVDHALATRRLTAEKREAERRERETAAILSGLVNHSPAAISVKAVDGRYLLANRQFELLCGLAPNTLAGRIDAEIFPAEKAREMTELDARCLHTSIVVEREEEFPGSDGNRSLLCVRYPISDEHGEIFGIGAIYTEITRQKRVESDLRAARADIMSRAEKLAAGNNQLREMDRMKTDFVAAVSHELRNPLTSIRGYVEMLRDSAAPPDPELSHKFLDIIDRNSANVLSLVEDLMLLSRTEAGRAGTAQYQEISFPHLIEAAVATVEPAARQAGLTLRTRVAERLPVVLGDAAQLERVLVNLLGNAVKFSPPPTTSRPLGGRHDVITLAASAVPGAVRIEVRDQGIGIPQAEQAKLFTRFFRSSSATERGIPGTGLGLAVVKGVVDAHRGTVRVDSAPGRGTTMTIDLPAQR
- a CDS encoding cation:proton antiporter → MNGVQLLLVVIAAITVTGLAHRKGLQAPLVVLVIGLAASFIPGMPQLELEPHFILGIVLPPLLYSTALDFSVPSFVRNIQPILRLGVALVLITAFAVAGVAYYAVPEMTFGAALVLGAVVGPPDAVTAVAIGRALGVPPRVMTILTGESLINDAAALTLFSVGVAGVTGSHTVVSNPLLFFVYTSAVGLVVGIVLAVLVLWIRTHLHDPGLETVLGLVVPFAAYLLAEELHGSGVLAVVMAGFWIGHNSATSGFAVRLQERQVWRSIDILLEAFVFAYMGLQMKFIIDDVFHEHHEPVGEVLLASLLVLLTVMAVRPVWIFAFASGKRLIRQSLRTTPAPQNEHIASGLKVVTDKVGAKGAHWQTNALLSWTGMRGVVTLAAAAGVPLYTEAGEPFPGRSVLQFAAFVVAVGTLLIQGLTLPYLVKRLDISSDVEHNKEMQERKYARDVARAASRQAVRDTLADPPDGCDPALLEGVAERFRHAQETREDLLPDDEDDPAQRELARKDLTRAVRLLRQRMLTAQRQALIAERDAGNLDDEVLRDLLEQLDYEEAATATSSAARL
- a CDS encoding MarR family winged helix-turn-helix transcriptional regulator, with translation MARLADDGPARISGLARLEGVTQPAMTGLVNRLEAEGKVRRDPDPTDARATLVGLTGAGRAMVAERRAERTRLLAAQLAQLDPADQEALLAAGPAMARLAQLPPPASLR
- a CDS encoding TetR/AcrR family transcriptional regulator, whose protein sequence is MRAYRPIADRRRQLIDAGIAIGEREGVAAVTARRVASEAGVSLGLVSYCFATKDDLTVAMAARIAEDTARAADDPIDLTPPPVPRLVPDLPGEQRQAAALTGSAGPDRATQLNLALRAALQRLWELHEATPGRQLLTYEITTRALREPRLNDVAQQQYDTTVQSCGTVLRHVAEQVGVTWDRDVAEVAGLVVMAIDGATLRWLVDRDSDAALRRLGDVAALLTTMAH
- a CDS encoding histone-like nucleoid-structuring protein Lsr2, whose product is MTGQLADETVTFSLDGVEYEIDVTKKNAAALRKAFAPWKDAARRVGGRKQPALKQVSTGVDNRAVRAWAASNGYELSERGRIPAHVIEQYQAAGN
- a CDS encoding serine/threonine-protein kinase, with translation MRDTLESGPQLLAGRYALGDVIGRGGMGLVYRAWDSELQRDVAVKVLHQLAMEDDVNRARFASEANTLAGLNHPGLIALLDAATHGDEPYIAMELIEGETLSRRCRPEPMSPKEVSAVGACLGDALEYVHGQRIVHRDLKPSNVLLSDDGEVKLGDFGVARALDHAERLTGTGLTMGTAGYLSPEQVRGEEIRESSDIYSLGLVLIEALSGRPAFHGDPAAVAVARLHNSPRIDVDIPAGLAGLLTAMTDNDPQLRPDAGEVAVRLRAFHELGDDASGATVTELVNLPAPLRTAPESPDVGVPARPQAQPRHRHVLEPAGAPAASPALEELAADFGIPSLLDPGPAPLTDAPVGRHASTRRRQRSVPRTDPHGLPRLSGELPHRRDLRERRRRPLRAVLGLTVLTAAAIASVLLVALVF
- a CDS encoding FMN-dependent NADH-azoreductase, with amino-acid sequence MPTLLHLDSSADLNSSVSRALTARFATAWTGISTDHLVVRRDLHLDQLPHLPTDALHWAPRLRRPGDLVPADAEQLQQVLISELLNADVVLIGAPMYNWAVPSTLKAWIDYVHVGGVTSTIDEPTQPLAGKPVVVVSSRGGSYGPGDPVDHQVPSIVQALGTSMGMDVSTVTADLTLAGRLPALSGLTGRAEQERERAAQELDALAERLGRRKG